The following coding sequences lie in one Capsicum annuum cultivar UCD-10X-F1 chromosome 5, UCD10Xv1.1, whole genome shotgun sequence genomic window:
- the LOC107870883 gene encoding uncharacterized protein LOC107870883 isoform X1: MMRRQQDQQSMVLEELSSLILNILRSPPLPIEFYDDSLSATMSPSSSGRRTGSMQQITPTGFASLLLGISFALMLCGSLTFFIGFLMMPWVLGLVMVFYVAGILYSLSMIGRAIFSHISSPSSPRKDFHRADPCVILGFSGTYYTRHRLGIII, translated from the exons ATGATGAGAAGGCAACAGGATCAACAATCTATGGTTTTGGAAGAACTTTCTTCACTGATTTTAAATATTCTAAGATCACCACCGCTGCCGATTGAGTTTTACGATGATTCGTTATCAGCTACAATGTCTCCATCTTCTTCAGGGAGGAGGACGGGGTCGATGCAGCAGATTACTCCCACGGGATTCGCATCTCTGCTTTTGGGGATTTCTTTTGCTTTGATGCTTTGTGGATCGTTGACTTTCTTCATTGGCTTCTTAATGATGCCATGGGTGCTTGGTTTGGTTATGGTCTTTTACGTAGCTGGGATTCTCTACAGTTTGTCTATGATTGGACGAGCTATTTTCTCTCATATATCTTCTCCCTCCTCTCCACGAAAAGATTTTCACC GGGCGGACCCATGTGTAATTTTGGGGTTCTCCGGCACCTACTATACTCGACatagattaggtataattatataa
- the LOC107870883 gene encoding uncharacterized protein LOC107870883 isoform X2, which produces MMRRQQDQQSMVLEELSSLILNILRSPPLPIEFYDDSLSATMSPSSSGRRTGSMQQITPTGFASLLLGISFALMLCGSLTFFIGFLMMPWVLGLVMVFYVAGILYSLSMIGRAIFSHISSPSSPRKDFHRHGIA; this is translated from the exons ATGATGAGAAGGCAACAGGATCAACAATCTATGGTTTTGGAAGAACTTTCTTCACTGATTTTAAATATTCTAAGATCACCACCGCTGCCGATTGAGTTTTACGATGATTCGTTATCAGCTACAATGTCTCCATCTTCTTCAGGGAGGAGGACGGGGTCGATGCAGCAGATTACTCCCACGGGATTCGCATCTCTGCTTTTGGGGATTTCTTTTGCTTTGATGCTTTGTGGATCGTTGACTTTCTTCATTGGCTTCTTAATGATGCCATGGGTGCTTGGTTTGGTTATGGTCTTTTACGTAGCTGGGATTCTCTACAGTTTGTCTATGATTGGACGAGCTATTTTCTCTCATATATCTTCTCCCTCCTCTCCACGAAAAGATTTTCACC GACACGGTATTGCTTGA
- the LOC107870883 gene encoding uncharacterized protein LOC107870883 isoform X3: protein MMRRQQDQQSMVLEELSSLILNILRSPPLPIEFYDDSLSATMSPSSSGRRTGSMQQITPTGFASLLLGISFALMLCGSLTFFIGFLMMPWVLGLVMVFYVAGILYSLSMIGRAIFSHISSPSSPRKDFHP, encoded by the exons ATGATGAGAAGGCAACAGGATCAACAATCTATGGTTTTGGAAGAACTTTCTTCACTGATTTTAAATATTCTAAGATCACCACCGCTGCCGATTGAGTTTTACGATGATTCGTTATCAGCTACAATGTCTCCATCTTCTTCAGGGAGGAGGACGGGGTCGATGCAGCAGATTACTCCCACGGGATTCGCATCTCTGCTTTTGGGGATTTCTTTTGCTTTGATGCTTTGTGGATCGTTGACTTTCTTCATTGGCTTCTTAATGATGCCATGGGTGCTTGGTTTGGTTATGGTCTTTTACGTAGCTGGGATTCTCTACAGTTTGTCTATGATTGGACGAGCTATTTTCTCTCATATATCTTCTCCCTCCTCTCCACGAAAAGATTTTCACC CCTAG